A window from Gemmatimonadaceae bacterium encodes these proteins:
- a CDS encoding efflux RND transporter permease subunit has protein sequence MSLVSAAVRRPVSTIASVFAIVLLGSVSLSRLPVSLLPDVTLPVLTIRTLYPGSAATEVSRFIAEPIEEAIAATPGLVELRSISRTGEATTIVRFAWGTDMQTTVLNVRERLDNARARLPERAERPTLLTSDPGERPIAVLALGTDGDLRTLSRAAEEVFARRLEQIAGVASVAVVGAPEDEIRVEADPARLRALGLTPNDLSTAIAAANPTGSSGTIRRGQFRFAVRTLTEFRDPSDVLEVPIGPVGAGIRVRDVATVSVTTADPKTLTRLDGRGAVGLVVYKDAGSNTVAVTKELRTSVEALTKEFPAVKLTLVAAQADFVVDALSNLGQEIVAGGIISLLLILVFLRDWRMSLAIGLMVPLSVLVALVLLQLLDVSINVLSLGGLALGVGLLVDNAIVVAEASARKREEGLPLLQATIEATEEVSGPLLAGTLTTLLVFGPIIFVRGLAAALFRDLSLSVVTSVGASLVLALTLMPVLIAGRRRPGATGRVAPRAPSRLTAVGNVLVRWYDRGMRWSLAHPAMVFGISIAATVATAWIGMRLPREILPAVDERVAVAQLHLAEGTAIEETTRQVARLEESARALGARGIYARVGVATDEEVLAGAEPGSAATAQLLVPVPPSVDAARFAQQLRAAVPDLASGSLAIDLAGQSEFGSLIGREGRTVRVEISASNLEEAARWADTTRARLGSITALTDIRSAQQGSQPVVEVGLERARMAERGVSVDAVANALAGGLGGVEATELRETDRRTPITVRYSGAANEDLGAALGTVVDGTPVEEYVQPRETRSPVEVVRVGQRPVVAVEGLVADGGTSGATAAVTDLMNTLRLPGGVTWSVTGADAEQRRTTSELTLVALLSVALVFLVLAGEFGSFRIPLVVMLTVPLAAAGGIVFLWLTGQSINAVSLIGIVVMIGMADNEAVVKLDAIRRFRELGHPIDEAIVLGGHQRLRAIALTNLTTITGVLPLVFGWGSGGTLYQPLAAGVIGGSISALLVTFFLLPTAYAVLERRGAAR, from the coding sequence GTGTCCCTCGTTTCCGCCGCCGTCAGGCGCCCGGTGTCCACGATCGCTTCGGTGTTCGCGATCGTGCTGCTCGGCTCCGTGTCGCTGAGTCGGCTTCCGGTGTCTCTGCTGCCCGACGTCACGCTGCCGGTCCTCACGATCCGCACGCTGTACCCGGGCTCGGCGGCCACCGAGGTCTCACGCTTCATTGCCGAGCCCATCGAGGAGGCAATCGCGGCCACGCCGGGGCTCGTGGAACTGCGATCGATCAGTCGAACGGGCGAGGCGACCACGATCGTGCGCTTTGCCTGGGGCACCGACATGCAGACGACGGTGCTCAACGTGCGCGAGCGACTCGACAACGCGCGCGCGCGGCTCCCGGAGCGCGCCGAGCGTCCGACGCTGCTGACGAGCGACCCCGGCGAACGACCGATCGCGGTGCTCGCGCTCGGCACCGACGGCGATCTGCGGACCTTGTCGCGCGCCGCCGAAGAGGTTTTTGCGCGACGCCTGGAACAGATCGCCGGCGTCGCCAGCGTGGCGGTCGTCGGCGCGCCCGAAGACGAGATTCGCGTCGAGGCTGACCCGGCGCGACTGCGCGCGCTGGGGCTCACGCCCAACGATCTCTCCACCGCTATCGCCGCGGCCAACCCGACCGGATCGAGCGGCACCATTCGACGCGGGCAATTTCGATTTGCCGTCCGCACGCTCACCGAGTTCAGGGACCCGTCGGACGTGCTCGAGGTGCCGATCGGGCCGGTGGGCGCTGGCATCAGGGTGCGCGACGTCGCCACGGTGTCGGTGACGACGGCCGACCCCAAGACGCTGACGAGACTCGACGGGCGAGGCGCGGTCGGCCTCGTCGTGTACAAGGACGCCGGGTCCAACACGGTCGCCGTCACGAAGGAGCTCCGAACGAGCGTCGAGGCGCTCACGAAGGAGTTCCCGGCGGTGAAGCTCACGCTCGTCGCCGCGCAGGCCGATTTCGTGGTCGACGCGCTGTCGAACCTCGGCCAGGAGATCGTGGCCGGCGGCATCATCTCCCTGCTCCTCATCCTGGTCTTCCTGCGCGACTGGCGGATGTCGCTGGCCATCGGCCTCATGGTGCCGCTGTCGGTGCTCGTCGCGCTGGTGCTGCTGCAGCTGCTCGACGTGTCGATCAACGTGCTGTCGCTGGGCGGGCTCGCGCTGGGGGTCGGGCTGCTGGTGGACAATGCCATCGTCGTCGCCGAAGCGTCGGCGCGAAAGCGCGAAGAAGGCTTGCCGTTGCTGCAGGCCACGATCGAGGCGACCGAGGAAGTGTCGGGCCCGCTGCTCGCCGGCACGCTCACCACCCTGCTCGTCTTTGGTCCGATCATCTTCGTGCGCGGGCTGGCGGCCGCGCTCTTTCGGGACCTGTCGCTGTCCGTGGTCACGTCAGTGGGCGCGTCGCTCGTGCTCGCCCTCACGCTGATGCCGGTGCTCATCGCCGGCCGTCGTCGGCCAGGCGCTACGGGGAGGGTCGCACCCCGCGCGCCCTCGCGGCTCACGGCCGTGGGCAATGTGCTCGTGCGCTGGTACGATCGCGGGATGCGCTGGTCGCTCGCTCATCCCGCGATGGTGTTCGGGATCTCGATCGCGGCGACCGTGGCCACGGCGTGGATTGGCATGCGCCTGCCGCGCGAGATCCTCCCGGCGGTCGACGAGCGGGTCGCGGTGGCGCAGCTGCATCTCGCGGAAGGCACCGCGATCGAGGAGACCACGCGCCAGGTGGCTCGCCTGGAGGAGAGCGCACGCGCGTTAGGCGCGCGCGGGATCTACGCGCGAGTCGGCGTCGCCACCGACGAGGAGGTGCTGGCGGGCGCGGAGCCCGGGTCGGCGGCCACGGCGCAGCTGCTGGTCCCCGTGCCCCCGTCGGTGGACGCAGCACGGTTCGCCCAACAGCTGCGGGCCGCCGTGCCCGACCTGGCATCGGGATCGCTCGCCATCGACCTCGCCGGCCAGTCGGAGTTCGGTTCCCTGATCGGCCGTGAGGGCCGCACGGTGCGCGTGGAGATCTCGGCGAGCAACCTCGAAGAGGCGGCCCGCTGGGCCGACACGACGCGCGCACGCCTGGGTTCGATCACCGCACTCACCGATATCCGATCGGCTCAGCAGGGCTCGCAACCGGTCGTCGAAGTGGGACTCGAGCGCGCCCGTATGGCCGAACGAGGCGTCTCGGTCGATGCCGTGGCCAATGCCCTCGCCGGTGGACTCGGCGGCGTCGAAGCCACCGAACTCCGCGAGACCGACCGCCGCACCCCAATCACCGTCCGGTACTCCGGGGCCGCCAACGAGGACCTCGGCGCCGCGTTAGGCACGGTGGTGGACGGCACGCCGGTCGAGGAGTACGTGCAGCCCCGCGAGACGCGCTCGCCGGTGGAGGTCGTCCGCGTGGGCCAGCGCCCGGTGGTCGCCGTCGAAGGACTCGTCGCGGACGGAGGAACCTCGGGCGCCACGGCCGCAGTCACCGACCTGATGAACACCCTCCGCCTGCCGGGTGGGGTGACGTGGAGTGTCACCGGCGCCGACGCCGAGCAGCGGCGGACGACGAGTGAACTGACGCTGGTGGCGCTGCTCTCGGTGGCGCTCGTCTTTCTCGTCCTGGCCGGTGAGTTCGGGTCGTTCCGCATCCCGCTGGTCGTGATGCTCACGGTGCCGCTCGCCGCGGCGGGCGGCATCGTGTTCCTGTGGCTGACCGGGCAGAGCATAAACGCGGTGTCCCTCATCGGCATCGTCGTGATGATCGGCATGGCCGACAACGAGGCCGTCGTCAAACTCGACGCGATCCGCCGGTTCCGCGAGCTGGGCCACCCGATCGACGAGGCCATCGTCCTCGGTGGGCACCAGCGGCTCCGCGCGATCGCTCTGACGAACCTGACGACGATCACCGGCGTGCTCCCGCTCGTGTTCGGCTGGGGCAGCGGCGGCACACTCTACCAACCGTTGGCAGCTGGCGTGATCGGCGGGTCGATCTCCGCGCTCCTGGTGACCTTCTTCCTGCTGCCGACCGCGTATGCGGTGCTGGAGCGGCGCGGCGCAGCGCGATGA
- a CDS encoding efflux RND transporter permease subunit: MIAWGIRRPAVIWAASAALLLAGLMAFTRLALATRTTVELPTLSVSVSWPGASAELNEMYVASPVEAAIQGVRGIRKTRSESTDEGVSLTVELQPGTDVQLARLGILERLELLRREFPPGVTPPRVSNFVPTELQEEPLLLVTMGGPYTPGALQKLADEVLEPRLSAIPGVAGLTVSGGAEFGVSVSYNARLLRQLGIEGSDIARAVSQARSVAALGRDARGATERPVSLRDQPGAIAALEALPVRGPGGRVFRVGELASVRPQEDQRGRFFRINGQPAIALRIARLPDADAIRTARSVRATLDDIRRGLPTGVTLTVVNDDSVELREQLTDLLIRGGIAFAAVILVLLFFLRDVRATGLVMFSAALAVAGTALGLFLFRIPANLLTLAGLAMGIGILVQNGLIVAERLGTTPDTEEGRANAARRIAPAVVGASLTTAVVLFPFLYLQGDARAAFMPFASAFVLGLGWSIVTAVVMIPALAAGHRVHEAGWPRARRVYLRTLRPLVRFRRTTLLLTLAALGGLTWVFVKKVPRFAFGGFGSGQRTVIQAFISFPRGSDPASLDAAMRELEHVAVGQPGVERVSAQSYGAFGAGMQVLYRREDELSALPLQLEEALTQRAVFIGGASVSVRGQGPGFASGLGGASIATFRIRVLGYSFSGVERLALDLKERLEGIPRVRDVDINSSSFFGNDKASTVTVTPDRAALARFGLTARDFALAAAREMRSQSGAIRLEIGDEELPVTVQVEGSNDRSLDELSDALVSTPTGAPVRLSALAAVSEAEGLSAISREDQQYVRFVAYEFRGPNKLAQRTHDAFMASVTLPPGYSVADAGFGRFEPDESEKGLWLVFAIGIALVVLSVAIVFDSVWGAAAVFLSLPVSLGGVMAAFWLFDAAFTREAAVGVILVIGLAVNQSILVVDAALERRRRLQAAGRDRRLDGGMVLRAALDRSGMVVLVTLTSLASLVPLAVGVKTTSLFGAIALATAGGTVAGTLGAMFIVPPMLAGRPRRRSQRRIPPTADAPPSAPDVGST; encoded by the coding sequence ATGATCGCCTGGGGCATCCGCCGGCCGGCCGTGATCTGGGCAGCGAGCGCCGCCTTGCTCCTCGCCGGCCTCATGGCCTTCACGCGGCTGGCGCTCGCGACGCGCACGACCGTGGAACTCCCGACGCTGTCCGTCTCGGTGTCGTGGCCGGGCGCGTCCGCGGAGCTGAACGAGATGTACGTCGCCTCGCCGGTCGAGGCCGCGATCCAGGGCGTCCGCGGCATCCGGAAGACGCGCTCGGAGTCGACCGATGAAGGCGTGTCGCTCACCGTTGAGCTGCAGCCCGGTACGGACGTGCAGCTGGCGCGGCTGGGGATCCTGGAGCGCCTCGAGCTGCTGCGGCGCGAGTTTCCGCCGGGCGTGACACCGCCACGCGTGTCCAACTTCGTGCCCACCGAGCTGCAGGAGGAACCGCTGCTGCTCGTGACCATGGGCGGCCCCTACACACCGGGAGCGCTCCAGAAACTCGCCGACGAAGTGCTCGAGCCGCGCCTCTCGGCGATCCCGGGCGTGGCCGGCCTCACGGTGAGCGGCGGCGCCGAGTTCGGCGTGTCGGTGTCATACAACGCCCGGTTGCTGCGGCAGCTCGGCATCGAAGGCAGCGACATTGCGCGCGCCGTGAGCCAGGCGCGATCCGTGGCGGCGCTGGGCCGGGACGCGCGCGGGGCGACCGAGCGACCCGTGTCGCTGCGCGACCAGCCGGGCGCGATCGCCGCGCTGGAAGCGCTGCCGGTGCGCGGCCCCGGGGGACGCGTCTTTCGCGTGGGCGAACTGGCCTCGGTGCGACCACAGGAAGACCAGCGCGGACGCTTCTTCAGGATCAACGGCCAGCCCGCGATTGCCCTGCGCATCGCGCGGCTGCCTGACGCCGACGCGATCCGGACGGCGCGCAGCGTGCGCGCGACGCTCGACGACATTCGCCGCGGCCTCCCGACCGGCGTGACGCTCACCGTCGTGAACGACGACTCCGTGGAGCTCAGGGAACAGCTCACGGACCTCCTCATTCGCGGCGGCATCGCGTTCGCGGCGGTGATCCTCGTGCTGCTGTTCTTCCTGCGCGACGTGCGCGCGACGGGACTCGTGATGTTCAGCGCCGCGCTCGCCGTGGCGGGCACGGCGCTCGGCCTCTTCCTGTTTCGTATTCCGGCCAACCTGCTCACGCTCGCCGGTCTGGCGATGGGGATCGGCATCCTGGTGCAGAACGGGCTGATCGTGGCCGAGCGTCTCGGGACGACGCCCGATACGGAGGAGGGCCGCGCCAACGCGGCACGGCGCATCGCACCGGCGGTCGTGGGCGCCAGCCTGACCACGGCGGTCGTGCTCTTTCCGTTCCTGTACCTGCAGGGCGACGCGCGCGCGGCGTTCATGCCGTTCGCCTCGGCGTTCGTGCTGGGCCTTGGCTGGTCGATCGTGACCGCGGTGGTGATGATCCCCGCGCTCGCCGCGGGGCATCGCGTCCACGAGGCCGGATGGCCGCGCGCCCGACGCGTGTACCTGCGCACGTTGCGCCCGCTGGTGCGCTTCCGCCGGACGACGCTCCTGCTCACTCTGGCCGCGTTAGGCGGCCTCACCTGGGTCTTCGTGAAGAAGGTCCCGCGCTTTGCCTTTGGCGGCTTTGGCAGCGGGCAGCGCACGGTCATCCAGGCGTTCATTTCGTTTCCCCGCGGCTCCGACCCCGCGTCGCTCGACGCCGCGATGCGGGAACTCGAGCACGTCGCCGTCGGTCAGCCGGGTGTCGAGCGCGTCTCGGCCCAGAGCTACGGCGCGTTCGGCGCGGGCATGCAGGTGCTCTATCGGCGCGAAGACGAGCTGAGCGCGCTGCCCCTGCAACTCGAAGAAGCGCTCACGCAGCGCGCTGTCTTCATCGGCGGTGCGTCCGTGTCGGTGCGCGGGCAGGGGCCCGGGTTCGCCTCGGGGCTCGGCGGCGCGAGCATCGCCACGTTCCGCATCCGCGTACTCGGCTATTCGTTCTCCGGCGTCGAACGGCTCGCGCTCGACCTCAAGGAGCGGCTCGAGGGCATCCCCCGCGTGCGCGACGTCGACATCAACAGCTCGTCGTTCTTTGGCAACGACAAGGCGAGCACGGTGACGGTCACGCCCGATCGCGCGGCCCTGGCGCGCTTCGGCCTCACGGCGCGGGACTTTGCTCTCGCGGCCGCGCGGGAGATGCGCAGCCAGTCGGGCGCGATTCGCCTCGAGATCGGCGACGAAGAGTTGCCGGTCACCGTGCAGGTCGAAGGCTCGAACGACCGCTCGCTCGATGAGCTGAGCGACGCGCTCGTGTCCACGCCGACCGGTGCGCCGGTGCGCCTGAGTGCTCTCGCCGCGGTGAGCGAAGCCGAAGGATTGAGCGCGATCAGTCGGGAGGATCAGCAATACGTGCGATTCGTCGCCTACGAGTTTCGCGGCCCCAACAAGCTTGCGCAGCGCACGCACGACGCCTTCATGGCTTCGGTCACCCTGCCGCCCGGCTATTCGGTGGCCGATGCCGGCTTCGGACGCTTCGAGCCTGACGAGAGCGAGAAGGGACTCTGGCTCGTGTTTGCCATCGGGATCGCGCTCGTGGTCCTGAGCGTCGCGATCGTGTTCGACTCCGTCTGGGGCGCGGCCGCCGTCTTCCTCTCGCTGCCGGTCTCGCTGGGCGGTGTGATGGCGGCGTTCTGGCTCTTCGACGCCGCGTTCACCCGTGAGGCGGCCGTGGGCGTGATCCTCGTGATCGGCCTCGCCGTGAACCAGTCGATTCTCGTCGTCGATGCCGCGCTCGAGCGTCGGCGGCGCCTGCAGGCTGCGGGACGCGACCGGCGGCTCGACGGCGGCATGGTCTTGCGTGCGGCCCTCGATCGATCGGGCATGGTCGTGCTCGTGACCCTGACGTCGCTCGCGTCACTCGTGCCGCTCGCGGTCGGCGTCAAGACGACGTCGCTCTTTGGCGCGATCGCACTCGCCACCGCCGGAGGAACGGTGGCCGGGACGCTGGGGGCGATGTTCATCGTGCCGCCGATGCTCGCCGGCCGTCCGCGTCGCCGATCGCAGCGTCGCATTCCTCCGACCGCCGACGCACCGCCATCGGCGCCGGACGTCGGCAGCACATAG
- a CDS encoding diguanylate cyclase, producing the protein MSHATDSARATLDEVVAAAAHHATDAMLVIDGAGRVVWANAAFEQVTGFRPDESLGAVPLDLLAGPETDRLASARLAGLLRTGSRGRVEVQHHRRDGTPFWHEVSIAPLGGSAAAASHRLWSGRDVSERRTLARRFVELSSVMELSIDGILVLDDTQRVRMANGAFARMHGHATGAELQGRSWREFYSPEQLDVFDRSILQELVMQEHWHGEVTGRRADGTTYPQELTVSLISGGMAMVVRDITERSAHEEALHRLSLTDSLTGLYNRRGFTLLAQQLLTVAARQPHPAVLLYLDLDRFKAINDEFGHHVGDQALVDVADLLRETFREADLIGRLGGDEFVVLAVNTQDATGEVLLSRLDRQLAQRNAAAGRPYALSIGRGVAWHSAEHPRTLAQLLEEADGRLLAGKRGRGRR; encoded by the coding sequence ATGTCGCACGCCACCGATTCCGCCCGGGCCACCCTCGACGAGGTGGTCGCCGCCGCGGCGCACCACGCCACCGACGCCATGCTTGTCATCGACGGTGCGGGTCGCGTCGTGTGGGCCAACGCGGCGTTCGAGCAGGTGACAGGGTTTCGGCCTGACGAGTCGCTGGGTGCCGTGCCGCTCGACCTGCTCGCAGGTCCGGAGACCGATCGGCTCGCTTCGGCGCGCCTGGCGGGCCTGCTTCGCACGGGATCGAGGGGACGCGTCGAGGTGCAGCACCACCGCCGGGATGGAACACCGTTCTGGCACGAGGTCTCGATCGCACCGCTCGGCGGGAGCGCGGCTGCGGCATCCCACCGGCTCTGGAGCGGCCGCGACGTGTCCGAGCGACGCACACTGGCCCGACGCTTCGTTGAGCTGTCGTCCGTGATGGAACTCTCGATCGACGGCATCCTGGTGCTCGACGACACGCAGCGCGTTCGCATGGCCAACGGTGCGTTCGCCCGCATGCACGGTCATGCGACCGGCGCCGAACTGCAGGGGCGGAGCTGGCGCGAGTTCTATTCGCCGGAGCAACTGGACGTCTTTGATCGGTCGATCCTGCAGGAACTCGTCATGCAGGAGCACTGGCATGGCGAGGTGACCGGCCGACGCGCCGACGGCACGACGTATCCGCAGGAACTCACGGTCTCGCTGATCTCGGGTGGCATGGCGATGGTCGTTCGGGACATCACCGAACGTTCCGCTCACGAAGAGGCGCTCCACCGTCTGTCGCTCACGGATTCGCTGACCGGGCTCTACAACCGACGCGGCTTTACGCTGCTGGCGCAGCAGCTTCTTACCGTCGCCGCGCGTCAGCCGCATCCGGCGGTCCTGCTCTATCTCGATCTGGATCGTTTCAAGGCGATCAACGACGAGTTTGGGCACCATGTGGGCGATCAGGCGCTGGTGGACGTGGCCGACTTGCTGCGGGAGACGTTCCGCGAGGCGGACCTGATTGGCCGTCTCGGCGGCGACGAGTTTGTAGTGCTCGCGGTGAATACCCAGGACGCGACGGGCGAGGTGCTTCTGTCCCGACTCGACCGGCAACTCGCGCAGCGTAACGCGGCCGCGGGGCGACCGTACGCGCTCTCGATTGGGCGGGGCGTGGCCTGGCACAGTGCCGAGCACCCTCGCACGCTCGCGCAACTGCTGGAGGAGGCCGACGGACGCCTGCTGGCCGGCAAGCGCGGGCGCGGCCGGCGTTAG
- a CDS encoding amidohydrolase, giving the protein MQPACTSGVPWSNVERAICSPSLPRTHVPAYFRSLPFLAAVLGAAPLAAQAPAPLVADMERRIAAASPAVVAWRRDFHQNPELSNQEVRTSAKIAEQLKRMGLEVKTGVAKHGVVGILRGGKPGPVVALRADMDALPVVEEVDLPFKSTVRSTYNGQSVGVMHACGHDNHMAILLGIAEVFAGMKADLPGTVKFVFQPAEEGVPIGETGGASEMVAEGVLENPRVDAIFGLHVFPFPAGKVVYRSGGLMASADTWRMVVRGRQTHGALPWNGVDPIVIAAQIVTNMQSIVSRQTDLTLTPAILTTGFIRGGIRTNIIPDSVELGGTIRTFDEATRDSIHARFTRLATSLAAAAGGSATLEIDKAYAVTYNDPALTARMVPSLQRAVGAANVSEGRPTTTAEDFSAYQKKVPGLFFFLGVNPPGADESMAAPNHSPKFFADESALVPGMKALGRLALDYLSGTKAM; this is encoded by the coding sequence ATGCAGCCGGCCTGTACGTCGGGCGTGCCATGGAGCAACGTTGAGCGCGCGATCTGCTCACCCTCGCTGCCCCGAACCCACGTGCCCGCCTACTTCCGCTCCCTGCCCTTCCTCGCCGCCGTGCTCGGTGCAGCTCCGTTGGCCGCTCAGGCCCCGGCTCCCCTCGTCGCCGACATGGAGCGCAGGATCGCGGCCGCTTCGCCCGCGGTCGTGGCGTGGCGTCGCGACTTCCACCAGAACCCCGAGCTATCCAACCAGGAAGTGCGCACGTCGGCCAAGATCGCCGAGCAGCTCAAGCGCATGGGGCTCGAGGTGAAGACCGGCGTGGCCAAACACGGCGTGGTCGGCATCCTGCGCGGCGGCAAGCCGGGGCCGGTCGTCGCACTGCGCGCTGACATGGACGCCCTCCCTGTGGTGGAAGAGGTCGACCTTCCGTTCAAGTCCACCGTCCGCTCGACGTACAACGGGCAGTCGGTCGGCGTGATGCACGCCTGCGGTCACGACAATCACATGGCGATCCTGCTGGGCATCGCCGAAGTCTTCGCCGGCATGAAGGCCGATCTCCCGGGAACGGTGAAGTTCGTGTTCCAGCCCGCCGAAGAGGGCGTGCCGATCGGTGAAACCGGTGGTGCGAGCGAAATGGTCGCGGAAGGCGTGCTCGAGAACCCCCGAGTCGACGCGATCTTTGGCCTCCACGTGTTCCCGTTCCCCGCGGGCAAGGTGGTCTATCGCTCGGGCGGGCTCATGGCGAGCGCCGACACGTGGCGCATGGTGGTTCGCGGCCGGCAGACGCATGGCGCGCTGCCCTGGAACGGCGTCGACCCCATCGTGATCGCGGCCCAGATCGTCACCAACATGCAATCGATCGTGAGTCGTCAGACCGACCTCACGCTCACGCCCGCGATCCTGACGACGGGGTTCATTCGCGGCGGCATCCGGACGAACATCATCCCGGACTCGGTGGAACTCGGCGGCACGATCCGCACCTTCGACGAGGCGACGCGGGACTCGATCCACGCGCGCTTTACGCGGCTCGCGACGTCACTGGCCGCGGCCGCCGGCGGATCGGCGACGCTGGAGATCGACAAGGCCTACGCCGTGACGTACAACGATCCCGCGCTGACGGCTCGCATGGTGCCGTCGCTGCAGCGCGCGGTTGGTGCCGCCAATGTCTCGGAAGGACGGCCGACGACCACCGCCGAAGATTTTTCGGCGTACCAGAAGAAGGTGCCGGGGCTGTTCTTTTTTCTCGGCGTCAACCCACCGGGCGCCGACGAGTCCATGGCGGCGCCTAACCATTCGCCGAAGTTCTTTGCCGACGAATCGGCGCTGGTGCCGGGCATGAAGGCGCTGGGGCGCCTGGCGCTGGATTACTTGTCCGGGACGAAGGCGATGTAG
- a CDS encoding SAM-dependent DNA methyltransferase, with the protein MSDAANRIVQKLWSYCNVLRDDGLSYQDYLEQLTFLLFLKMADERAQLTGEPQPIPEGHRWADLASPQMEGVELEQHYRETLRVLGQEGGMLGLIFEKAQNKIQDPAKLRQLVVELIGKENWSAMSADVKGDAYEGLLERNAQDVKGGAGQYFTPRVLIDAIVDCVRPQPGEIVADPACGTGGFLLSAHEYVKNHSELDRDQKRHLRFEALRGTELVPNVARLCGMNLYLHGIGPNAGDDHEPPIRTDDALRDEPGTHADVVVTNPPFGKKSSITIVNEEGDTDRQSLTYNRPDFWTTTSNKQLNFVQHVKSLLKVHGRAAVVVPDNVLFEGGAGETVRRNLLQECEVHTLLRLPTGIFYAQGVKANVLFFDRRPGAKDPWTKTVWVYDLRTNRHFTLKTKRMARADLDEFVACYRPGDRNNRQATWSDATPEGRWRPYTYDEILARDKVSLDLFWLRDESLEDSASLPEPHLLAQEIADDLRSALAQIEDVLGDLEQRLQVGPSGGGGHDGD; encoded by the coding sequence ATGAGCGACGCCGCCAATCGCATCGTCCAGAAGCTCTGGTCCTACTGCAACGTCCTGCGCGACGACGGGCTGTCGTATCAGGACTACCTGGAGCAGCTCACCTTCCTGCTGTTCCTCAAGATGGCCGACGAGCGCGCACAGCTCACCGGCGAACCGCAGCCGATCCCGGAGGGCCATCGCTGGGCCGACCTCGCGTCGCCGCAGATGGAGGGCGTAGAGCTGGAACAGCACTACCGCGAGACGCTGCGCGTGCTCGGCCAGGAGGGCGGGATGCTCGGCCTGATCTTCGAGAAGGCGCAGAACAAGATTCAGGACCCGGCCAAGCTGCGGCAGCTCGTGGTGGAGCTGATCGGCAAGGAGAACTGGTCGGCGATGTCGGCCGACGTGAAGGGCGACGCGTACGAAGGGCTGCTCGAGCGGAACGCGCAGGACGTGAAGGGCGGCGCCGGGCAGTACTTCACGCCCCGCGTGCTCATTGACGCCATCGTGGACTGCGTGCGCCCGCAACCGGGCGAGATCGTCGCCGACCCTGCGTGCGGCACGGGCGGGTTCCTGCTCTCGGCGCACGAGTACGTGAAGAACCACTCTGAGCTGGACCGCGACCAGAAGCGCCACCTGCGCTTCGAGGCGCTGCGCGGCACGGAGCTGGTACCTAACGTCGCACGCCTCTGCGGGATGAACCTCTACCTGCACGGCATCGGCCCCAACGCCGGCGACGACCACGAGCCGCCAATCCGCACCGACGATGCGCTGCGCGACGAACCGGGCACGCACGCGGACGTGGTCGTCACCAATCCGCCCTTCGGCAAGAAGTCGTCGATCACGATCGTGAACGAAGAAGGCGACACCGACCGCCAATCGCTCACCTACAACCGCCCCGACTTCTGGACGACGACCTCGAACAAGCAGCTCAACTTCGTCCAGCACGTGAAGTCGCTGCTCAAGGTCCACGGCAGGGCCGCCGTCGTCGTGCCGGACAACGTGCTGTTCGAGGGTGGAGCGGGCGAGACGGTGCGCCGGAACCTGCTTCAGGAGTGCGAGGTGCACACGCTGCTGCGGCTGCCGACCGGCATCTTCTACGCGCAGGGCGTGAAGGCCAACGTGCTCTTTTTCGACCGCCGGCCCGGCGCGAAGGATCCGTGGACGAAAACGGTGTGGGTCTACGACCTGCGCACCAACAGGCACTTCACGCTCAAGACCAAACGCATGGCACGCGCGGACCTCGACGAGTTTGTCGCGTGTTACCGCCCCGGCGATCGGAACAATCGACAGGCGACTTGGTCCGACGCGACGCCCGAGGGCCGCTGGCGGCCGTACACCTACGACGAGATCCTCGCCCGCGACAAGGTGAGCCTGGACCTCTTCTGGCTGCGGGACGAGAGCCTGGAGGATTCGGCGAGTCTTCCCGAGCCGCACCTGCTTGCGCAGGAGATCGCCGACGACCTACGCTCGGCGCTCGCGCAGATCGAAGACGTGCTCGGGGATCTGGAGCAGAGGCTGCAGGTCGGCCCGAGCGGGGGGGGCGGCCACGACGGAGACTGA